From one Desulfurobacterium thermolithotrophum DSM 11699 genomic stretch:
- the lptA gene encoding lipopolysaccharide transport periplasmic protein LptA yields MRLVVSLLIFFMSISLSALGETKEKTSTPIVIESQKLIYIQKKHMATYIGNVIAQREKTIMKGDKLIVYFDPTDRYIEKIEVIGHVYIKDPRGEGWCNKLYYYPVQEKAVLIGNAKLKQKENLVVGDEIIAYKDGRVTVEGIKQRVKTVIFPEEKNKNLIKGGKESEKSR; encoded by the coding sequence ATGAGATTAGTAGTTTCCTTGTTAATTTTCTTTATGTCTATTTCTCTTTCTGCTCTTGGAGAAACTAAAGAGAAAACTTCTACTCCAATAGTTATTGAATCTCAAAAGCTTATTTATATTCAAAAAAAACACATGGCTACCTATATTGGTAATGTTATTGCTCAAAGAGAAAAAACTATAATGAAAGGAGATAAATTAATTGTTTATTTTGATCCAACTGATCGTTATATCGAAAAAATAGAGGTTATAGGTCACGTCTATATAAAAGATCCAAGAGGAGAAGGTTGGTGCAATAAGCTTTATTACTATCCTGTGCAAGAAAAAGCAGTTCTTATAGGGAATGCTAAGTTAAAACAAAAAGAGAATCTTGTTGTTGGAGATGAAATAATAGCTTATAAAGATGGGCGTGTAACAGTTGAAGGCATAAAACAAAGAGTAAAAACTGTAATATTTCCAGAAGAAAAGAACAAAAACCTCATAAAAGGTGGAAAAGAAAGTGAAAAGAGTCGTTGA
- a CDS encoding prepilin-type N-terminal cleavage/methylation domain-containing protein, with amino-acid sequence MRLRKGFTLGELIVVIAIIGILSSLVMPSIINWIHKIKVKSFSEEILSDLEWARCLAFKKGSSKVEFQSDRYLIYVPENSTSPIKEKVAPEKIAIKANLDLEKTRIKFKRNKLPDTGGNIEIKDSESEIIYYKIVINSTSGRIYLEKIQ; translated from the coding sequence TTGAGGCTAAGGAAAGGTTTTACACTTGGTGAACTAATAGTCGTCATTGCAATAATTGGAATTCTTTCTTCTTTGGTAATGCCAAGTATCATAAATTGGATACACAAAATCAAGGTTAAAAGCTTTTCAGAGGAAATACTTTCTGATTTGGAGTGGGCACGTTGCTTAGCATTTAAGAAAGGAAGCAGTAAAGTAGAATTTCAGAGTGATAGATATTTAATATACGTTCCTGAAAATTCTACTTCTCCAATTAAGGAAAAAGTAGCCCCTGAAAAGATTGCTATTAAGGCTAATTTAGATTTAGAAAAAACAAGAATAAAATTCAAAAGAAACAAGCTTCCTGATACAGGTGGAAATATTGAAATAAAGGATTCTGAATCTGAAATTATTTATTATAAAATAGTTATCAACTCTACTAGTGGGAGAATTTATTTAGAGAAAATACAATGA
- a CDS encoding pilus assembly PilX N-terminal domain-containing protein: MKAKKGFILTTTLAIITILTIAGAIGLYIVTKETRVTVDTSDSIKALKAAESGVEIAIIKLKNRLITSFPYSFSGTIGNATYTVTLDVNGNSFIIDSKGKKNDAERRIVASVEKKGSTFFPFSINGELRINRFHNKGRSRSWTDAQLGVKSISEELKKAFEESAFTVRVDPSGFDFPKASNIDISPEKYCSDVELSKDKNLTLSDLKELLKNKSGTVFICGKNISIEGIGSENALDFDADLFIVAKENVTISSELKFTGNKQSDNSADNLSFIAGGQIIFNSNAGIDFSGSQEGYNILLYAQKGIESTSSNNLIKISGNQNTEYTSNVFIITPETVRTKGNLIFEPSTTKKDVNFLIWADKGIESEQGGFKITGNSGNTFDNNERNFSILVSNGNVNLNFWFFAGQEQRSGLSYDEIKYYCEEDTTIPSFYKNIYCQLKDMIDGRDSKTFEIKSWKIY, translated from the coding sequence ATGAAAGCAAAAAAAGGTTTTATACTTACAACAACACTTGCAATCATTACCATTCTCACAATAGCTGGAGCTATTGGTTTATATATTGTAACCAAAGAAACAAGAGTAACTGTTGACACTTCAGACTCCATAAAGGCTCTAAAAGCTGCTGAAAGTGGTGTAGAAATAGCAATCATAAAATTGAAAAATAGGCTAATTACCTCTTTTCCTTATTCTTTTTCTGGCACAATAGGTAATGCAACTTATACAGTTACTCTAGATGTTAATGGAAACAGTTTTATAATAGATTCTAAGGGTAAAAAGAATGATGCAGAAAGAAGAATTGTAGCTTCCGTAGAAAAAAAAGGTTCTACGTTTTTTCCCTTTTCAATAAATGGAGAACTTAGAATTAACCGTTTTCATAATAAAGGAAGAAGTCGAAGCTGGACGGATGCACAGTTGGGTGTAAAGAGTATTTCTGAAGAGTTGAAAAAAGCATTTGAAGAAAGTGCTTTTACTGTCAGAGTAGATCCTTCAGGTTTTGATTTTCCAAAAGCTTCTAACATCGATATTTCTCCTGAAAAATACTGTAGTGATGTAGAACTCAGCAAGGATAAAAATTTAACGCTTAGTGATTTAAAAGAGTTGTTAAAAAATAAATCAGGAACCGTTTTTATTTGTGGTAAAAACATATCCATTGAAGGTATAGGATCAGAAAACGCTTTAGATTTTGATGCAGACTTATTTATAGTGGCAAAAGAAAATGTAACAATAAGTAGTGAACTTAAGTTTACAGGAAACAAGCAGAGTGATAATTCAGCTGATAATTTGTCTTTTATAGCAGGAGGACAGATTATATTTAACAGCAATGCAGGAATAGACTTTTCTGGTTCTCAAGAAGGATATAACATTCTTCTTTATGCTCAAAAAGGGATTGAAAGCACGTCTTCTAACAACTTGATAAAAATCTCAGGTAACCAAAACACAGAATACACCTCAAATGTCTTTATAATAACTCCGGAAACAGTAAGAACTAAAGGAAATTTAATTTTTGAACCATCAACAACAAAAAAAGATGTCAATTTTTTGATTTGGGCAGATAAAGGAATTGAAAGTGAACAAGGAGGGTTTAAAATAACTGGAAATTCAGGTAATACTTTTGATAATAATGAAAGAAATTTTTCAATATTAGTTTCTAATGGAAACGTAAACCTTAACTTTTGGTTTTTTGCTGGTCAAGAGCAAAGAAGTGGATTAAGTTACGATGAAATAAAATATTATTGTGAAGAAGATACGACTATTCCTAGCTTTTATAAAAATATATACTGCCAACTTAAAGACATGATAGATGGAAGAGACTCAAAGACATTTGAAATTAAAAGCTGGAAAATATATTAG
- the serS gene encoding serine--tRNA ligase: MIDIKLLRKEPEKVKELLSRRDKKYIAMVDELLAVDSERRAIISEVEDLKAKRNKYSKEIGKLFKEGRKEEALKLKSEVEKISERIVSLEKELTDIEKKFERLILSIPNPPHVSVPIGEDEEDNVVIRYWGEKPEFCFEPLPHWDIAKELNILDFERATKLAGSRFVIYKKWGAKLERALINFMLDLHTSNHGYEEIIPPFLVNTKTMTGTGQLPKFEEDLYKIENEDLWLIPTAEVPLTNIHAGEILPEKELPKYYTAYTPCFRREAGAHGRDVRGIMRLHQFNKVELVKIVHPETSYEELEKLVREAEKVLQLLGLHYRVVELCTGDLGFSAAKTYDIEVWIPSQNKYREISSCSNCEDFQARRAKIRFRDKNGKTRFVHTLNGSGLAVGRTVIAILEQYQQEDGSVIVPEVLRDYIKVDVLSSEM; the protein is encoded by the coding sequence ATGATTGATATAAAACTTCTTAGAAAAGAACCAGAAAAGGTTAAAGAACTCCTTTCAAGAAGAGATAAAAAATATATTGCAATGGTTGACGAACTTCTTGCCGTTGATAGTGAAAGAAGAGCTATCATCTCAGAGGTTGAAGATTTAAAGGCAAAAAGAAATAAATATTCAAAAGAGATAGGAAAGCTCTTTAAAGAAGGAAGGAAAGAAGAAGCTCTTAAACTTAAATCAGAAGTAGAAAAAATATCAGAAAGAATTGTAAGCCTTGAAAAAGAACTTACAGATATAGAAAAAAAGTTTGAAAGATTGATTCTTTCCATTCCAAATCCTCCTCACGTTTCTGTTCCTATCGGAGAAGACGAAGAAGACAACGTAGTTATCAGATACTGGGGTGAAAAACCAGAATTTTGTTTTGAACCTTTACCTCACTGGGATATTGCAAAAGAGCTTAATATTCTCGATTTTGAAAGAGCTACAAAGCTTGCAGGTTCAAGATTTGTTATTTACAAAAAGTGGGGAGCAAAATTAGAGAGAGCTCTCATAAACTTTATGCTTGACCTTCACACAAGCAATCACGGTTATGAAGAAATAATACCGCCATTTCTTGTTAACACAAAAACAATGACAGGAACAGGACAACTTCCAAAGTTTGAAGAAGACCTATATAAGATCGAAAATGAAGATCTTTGGCTTATACCAACAGCAGAAGTTCCTCTGACAAATATTCACGCTGGAGAAATACTTCCTGAAAAAGAGCTTCCAAAGTACTATACAGCTTATACTCCTTGTTTTAGGAGAGAAGCTGGTGCTCATGGAAGAGACGTTAGAGGAATAATGAGACTTCACCAATTTAACAAAGTTGAGCTTGTAAAAATAGTTCATCCAGAGACTTCCTACGAAGAGCTTGAAAAACTTGTTAGAGAAGCTGAAAAAGTCTTACAGCTTTTAGGACTTCACTATCGCGTAGTGGAGCTTTGTACAGGAGACCTCGGATTCTCTGCTGCAAAAACCTACGATATAGAGGTATGGATACCTTCTCAGAACAAGTATAGAGAAATATCTTCATGCTCAAATTGTGAAGATTTCCAAGCAAGAAGAGCTAAAATACGTTTTAGAGACAAAAATGGCAAAACAAGATTTGTTCATACTCTAAACGGTTCGGGGTTAGCCGTTGGAAGAACTGTAATTGCAATCCTCGAGCAGTATCAGCAGGAGGATGGTTCAGTTATCGTCCCAGAGGTTTTAAGGGATTACATTAAAGTTGACGTATTAAGTAGCGAAATGTAA
- the leuD gene encoding 3-isopropylmalate dehydratase small subunit, which translates to MSEIFKGRAFKFGDDINTDEIIPARYLNTSEPSELAKHVMEDADPEFPQKVQKGDIIVAGKNFGCGSSREHAPIAIKAAGVSAVIAKSFARIFYRNAINIGLPIFESSEAVEGIEEGDIVEINPETGVIKNLTKGTEYKANPIPPDIRRIMDAGGLMEYAKQKLGLK; encoded by the coding sequence ATGTCCGAAATTTTTAAAGGAAGAGCTTTTAAGTTTGGAGATGACATTAATACTGATGAAATTATTCCAGCAAGGTATCTCAATACTTCTGAGCCATCTGAACTTGCAAAACATGTAATGGAAGATGCAGATCCTGAATTTCCTCAAAAAGTTCAAAAGGGAGATATCATTGTAGCTGGAAAGAATTTTGGATGTGGTTCTTCAAGGGAACATGCTCCTATAGCGATTAAAGCTGCGGGAGTATCTGCTGTAATAGCAAAGTCCTTTGCAAGGATTTTTTATAGAAATGCTATTAACATTGGACTTCCCATATTTGAATCTTCTGAGGCAGTAGAAGGAATAGAAGAAGGAGACATTGTTGAAATTAATCCAGAAACGGGAGTTATAAAAAATCTTACTAAGGGAACAGAATACAAAGCCAATCCAATTCCTCCAGATATTAGAAGAATAATGGATGCTGGTGGACTTATGGAATACGCAAAGCAAAAATTAGGATTGAAGTAA
- a CDS encoding IS110 family transposase yields MSPPEIRDYSKEATFKGRRLDFSLGNKPRAWRLADASCRLIIVAGSAVLEYGNSPEAEVAKHKTYQGVEMKEKVEKTLYVGVDYHKNSFTAAYLDCLTGILNTKKYEAEELEKFKNHLTTFRKKGYSVKVAVETLTGVTFFTEEIRNCVDEITYVNTNKFKNILKGVNSAKNDRIDAETIAIYYEMGLLPTVYVPTRKEKELRIKMKERDSFVDMRKGVINRLHSLLLEYGIKTNKRELTTKKGMERIKEETKKKVPPSLRETIWRQIETIEYLTDKIRETEEDIKSFIGEDEELKGKVELLKSIPGVGDIVAIAFISAVCNEERFENGDKVAAYFGLVPRVNSSGNEVRNGRITKKGDSRTRNKIIQATRALLNSKLDNSVKRFYEGLVKKGLEKKKALIAAARKLVKVMFAVLRERRQFMDFVENKCNLCVGG; encoded by the coding sequence ATGTCACCCCCTGAAATTCGGGACTATAGTAAAGAGGCAACCTTTAAAGGCAGGAGGCTGGATTTTTCCCTGGGGAATAAGCCCCGTGCGTGGAGATTAGCCGATGCCTCCTGCCGGCTAATTATAGTGGCGGGAAGCGCCGTATTGGAGTATGGGAATAGTCCCGAAGCAGAGGTTGCAAAACACAAAACATATCAGGGGGTAGAGATGAAGGAGAAGGTAGAGAAAACACTGTATGTCGGAGTGGACTACCACAAAAACAGCTTTACAGCAGCTTATTTAGATTGTCTGACAGGGATACTTAATACCAAGAAGTACGAAGCAGAAGAGTTAGAGAAATTTAAAAATCACCTAACAACTTTTAGGAAAAAAGGATATTCAGTAAAAGTTGCGGTAGAAACCTTAACAGGAGTAACATTTTTTACGGAGGAGATAAGGAACTGCGTTGATGAAATAACTTACGTTAACACTAACAAATTTAAGAACATTCTAAAAGGTGTTAACAGTGCTAAAAACGACAGGATAGATGCAGAAACGATAGCCATTTACTATGAAATGGGCTTACTTCCGACAGTTTACGTCCCGACGAGAAAAGAAAAAGAGCTAAGGATAAAGATGAAAGAGAGAGATAGCTTTGTAGATATGAGAAAAGGGGTAATTAACAGACTTCATAGCCTATTGCTTGAATATGGGATAAAGACAAACAAGAGAGAACTCACCACGAAGAAAGGGATGGAAAGGATAAAGGAAGAAACGAAGAAGAAAGTGCCTCCGTCATTACGAGAAACGATATGGAGGCAAATAGAAACAATAGAATACTTAACAGATAAGATAAGAGAGACAGAAGAAGATATCAAGAGTTTTATAGGAGAAGATGAGGAGCTTAAGGGAAAAGTAGAACTTCTAAAAAGCATACCTGGAGTAGGAGATATAGTAGCTATAGCCTTTATATCTGCCGTATGTAACGAAGAGAGGTTTGAAAACGGAGACAAGGTAGCGGCTTATTTTGGACTTGTTCCTCGTGTTAATAGCAGTGGAAACGAAGTTAGAAATGGAAGGATAACAAAGAAAGGGGACAGCAGAACGAGGAACAAGATTATCCAGGCTACGAGAGCGTTATTGAACAGCAAGTTAGACAATTCAGTTAAAAGATTTTACGAAGGGTTAGTTAAGAAAGGTTTAGAGAAGAAGAAAGCGCTGATAGCTGCGGCGAGGAAATTGGTTAAAGTAATGTTCGCAGTTTTGAGAGAGAGAAGGCAATTTATGGATTTTGTTGAAAATAAATGCAACCTCTGTGTTGGGGGTTGA
- the lptB gene encoding LPS export ABC transporter ATP-binding protein — MKRVVDLNVLRAENITKIYNKRKVVNGVTIKVMEGEVVGLLGPNGAGKTTTFYCIVGLIKPDGGRVLLGEEDVTNDPTYIRARKGISYLPQEPSIFRKLTVEENIKAILEMHGFSEREIKEKTDWLLERFGITHLRKQKANSLSGGERRRLEIARALTINPKFLLLDEPFAGIDPIAVYEIQELIEELKEMNIGILITDHNVRETLRIIDRAYIIGHGKVIASGSPQQVAKQEIVKKIYLGEQFTF, encoded by the coding sequence GTGAAAAGAGTCGTTGATTTAAATGTTCTCAGAGCTGAAAACATAACAAAGATATATAACAAAAGGAAAGTCGTTAACGGCGTAACTATAAAGGTAATGGAAGGAGAGGTTGTAGGACTTTTAGGTCCTAATGGAGCAGGAAAGACTACTACTTTTTACTGTATTGTTGGTTTAATAAAACCTGATGGTGGCAGAGTTCTTCTTGGAGAAGAAGATGTTACTAATGACCCAACTTATATAAGAGCAAGAAAAGGTATTTCATATCTCCCTCAAGAACCTTCTATTTTTAGAAAATTAACAGTTGAAGAAAACATAAAAGCTATTCTTGAAATGCATGGATTTTCAGAAAGAGAAATAAAAGAAAAAACTGATTGGCTTCTTGAGAGATTTGGAATTACACATCTTAGAAAACAAAAGGCAAACTCACTTTCTGGAGGAGAAAGAAGAAGATTAGAAATAGCGAGAGCTTTAACTATAAATCCCAAATTTTTGCTTCTTGATGAACCCTTTGCTGGAATTGATCCTATAGCGGTTTATGAAATTCAGGAGTTAATTGAAGAGTTAAAAGAAATGAACATTGGAATTTTAATTACTGACCATAACGTGAGAGAGACTCTAAGGATTATTGATAGAGCCTATATAATAGGACATGGAAAGGTTATAGCGTCAGGCTCACCCCAACAAGTAGCTAAACAAGAAATTGTCAAAAAAATATACTTAGGGGAACAATTCACGTTCTAA
- a CDS encoding type IV pilus modification PilV family protein, whose amino-acid sequence MKRKGFSIVEVLIALAIFSIAILGIGATIVYNIKFAKINKLRERALYKADKLLNYLTSLPYDSSCLTVGIRNCQTDAGTCCNGFAGDPKISYSVENLETDMKKISVTVRFKSGDYEGGVSLEQIKGNW is encoded by the coding sequence ATGAAAAGAAAAGGTTTTTCAATCGTTGAGGTCTTAATAGCCCTAGCCATTTTCTCTATAGCTATTCTTGGTATTGGAGCTACAATAGTTTACAACATTAAATTTGCAAAGATAAATAAACTAAGAGAGAGAGCTCTTTACAAGGCTGATAAATTGCTAAATTATTTAACATCTCTTCCATATGATAGTTCCTGTCTTACTGTTGGAATCCGGAATTGTCAAACAGATGCTGGAACCTGTTGTAATGGCTTTGCTGGAGATCCAAAAATAAGTTACTCAGTAGAAAACCTTGAAACAGATATGAAGAAAATATCAGTGACTGTAAGGTTTAAAAGTGGAGATTATGAAGGAGGTGTGTCTTTAGAACAGATTAAAGGAAACTGGTAA
- the lptC gene encoding LPS export ABC transporter periplasmic protein LptC: MREKFFKVAVFLAIISILPFIVLIMRKETPPEKLNVETHKKQVIKDFVLKSEGVKKWILRAPKALFEGEEIHLKKPQLVIYDKDKFFLIADEAVYYQNKKLVHLKQVTLIGKNLRGKAPYGTYYTDKEIFTTKTTCEFTFDNDKRVTGKGCQLELKDKKVIIQSNVKSKFGEAIK; encoded by the coding sequence GTGAGGGAAAAATTTTTTAAAGTAGCCGTGTTTTTGGCTATTATCTCTATTCTTCCATTTATTGTTCTTATAATGCGCAAAGAAACTCCGCCTGAAAAACTCAATGTAGAAACTCACAAAAAACAGGTAATAAAAGATTTTGTTCTTAAATCAGAAGGAGTAAAAAAGTGGATACTGAGAGCCCCTAAAGCTCTCTTTGAAGGAGAAGAAATTCACTTAAAGAAACCTCAGCTTGTTATCTATGATAAAGATAAGTTTTTTCTAATTGCAGATGAAGCTGTATATTATCAAAACAAGAAGTTGGTACATCTAAAGCAGGTTACTCTAATTGGTAAAAATCTTAGAGGAAAAGCACCTTATGGGACTTACTACACGGACAAAGAAATTTTTACCACTAAAACTACATGTGAGTTTACTTTTGATAATGATAAAAGAGTGACAGGTAAAGGATGTCAATTAGAGCTTAAAGATAAAAAAGTTATAATCCAATCTAACGTTAAATCTAAATTCGGAGAGGCTATAAAATGA
- a CDS encoding DUF1847 domain-containing protein, producing MKCHRCYFPACYREGKECKNLKGILEELSEFERKLLTVSSHIEKEFYCKLTRVEELIEFAKRMEFKRIGIAFCIGLLEEARTLAKILESCGFEVFSAICKIGGIDKSELNIEKINPDTLEASCNPIGQAEVLNEVGTDMNVIVGLCIGHDMLFQMHSRAPVTTLIVKDRVLAHNPVGALYSNYYKRKLIK from the coding sequence TTGAAGTGTCATAGATGCTACTTTCCAGCTTGTTATAGAGAAGGAAAGGAATGTAAAAATTTAAAAGGAATTTTGGAAGAATTATCTGAATTTGAAAGAAAGTTACTTACAGTTTCTTCTCATATTGAGAAGGAATTTTACTGCAAATTGACAAGAGTGGAAGAACTTATTGAATTTGCAAAAAGAATGGAATTCAAAAGAATTGGTATAGCTTTTTGTATAGGCCTTTTGGAAGAAGCTAGAACTCTTGCGAAAATTTTAGAATCTTGCGGATTTGAAGTCTTTTCAGCTATATGTAAGATAGGAGGAATAGATAAATCTGAGTTAAATATTGAAAAAATAAATCCTGACACCTTAGAGGCTTCCTGTAATCCGATTGGTCAAGCTGAAGTTTTAAATGAAGTCGGAACTGACATGAACGTAATTGTTGGACTTTGCATTGGCCATGATATGCTCTTTCAAATGCACTCAAGAGCTCCTGTAACTACTTTGATTGTTAAAGATAGAGTTCTAGCTCATAATCCTGTTGGAGCTCTTTATAGCAATTACTATAAAAGAAAGTTAATTAAATAA
- the leuB gene encoding 3-isopropylmalate dehydrogenase — protein MKTFKIAVLPGDGIGPEIVKQAVKVMDAVSEKFNVKLEYNYGLIGGAAIDECGIPFPEETKEIILSSDAVLLGAVGGPKWDNLDFSIRPERALLGMRKLLNAFANLRPAKLYDELIDASTLRPEVVRGVDIMVVRELTSGIYFGIPRGIFEDDGEKVGINTLRYREHEVERIARVAFEVARKRNKKVTSVDKANVLEATVLWREVIEEVHKEYEDVELNHMYVDNAAMQIIRWPKQFDVIVTTNIFGDILSDACAMLTGSLGMLPSASIGGKIGLYEPIHGSAPDIAGQNIANPIATINSIGMMFTYSFDMPEVEKAIDEAVKGVLAKGYRTKDICSEGTKLVSTEEMGDLIAEEIKKL, from the coding sequence TTGAAAACTTTTAAGATTGCAGTTCTACCAGGCGATGGAATAGGTCCAGAAATAGTTAAGCAGGCTGTTAAAGTAATGGATGCTGTTTCTGAAAAGTTTAATGTTAAGCTTGAATACAATTATGGTCTTATTGGTGGTGCTGCTATTGATGAATGTGGAATTCCTTTCCCTGAAGAAACAAAAGAAATAATTCTTTCATCAGATGCTGTCTTACTTGGTGCTGTTGGAGGACCAAAGTGGGATAATCTTGATTTTTCAATAAGACCTGAAAGAGCTCTCCTTGGAATGAGAAAACTCTTAAACGCTTTTGCAAACTTAAGACCTGCAAAACTTTACGATGAACTTATTGATGCTTCTACTTTAAGACCTGAGGTTGTTAGAGGCGTAGACATTATGGTTGTTAGAGAACTCACCAGTGGTATCTACTTTGGAATTCCAAGAGGAATTTTTGAAGACGATGGAGAAAAAGTAGGAATTAATACTCTTAGATATAGAGAACATGAAGTTGAAAGAATTGCAAGAGTAGCTTTTGAAGTTGCGAGAAAGAGAAACAAAAAGGTAACAAGTGTTGATAAAGCTAATGTTCTTGAAGCTACTGTTCTTTGGAGAGAAGTTATCGAAGAAGTTCACAAAGAGTACGAAGATGTTGAACTTAACCATATGTACGTTGACAATGCAGCAATGCAGATAATCAGATGGCCAAAACAGTTTGACGTTATAGTTACAACAAATATTTTTGGAGACATTCTTTCTGATGCATGTGCAATGCTTACAGGTTCTCTTGGAATGCTTCCATCAGCAAGTATTGGCGGAAAGATAGGTCTTTATGAGCCAATTCATGGTTCAGCTCCGGATATTGCGGGACAAAATATTGCCAATCCTATTGCAACTATTAATTCTATTGGAATGATGTTCACTTATTCTTTTGATATGCCTGAAGTTGAAAAAGCAATTGACGAAGCTGTTAAGGGAGTTCTTGCTAAAGGTTATAGAACTAAAGATATCTGCTCTGAAGGAACTAAACTTGTTTCAACTGAGGAAATGGGAGACTTGATTGCTGAAGAAATAAAGAAATTGTAG
- a CDS encoding KdsC family phosphatase: MIKLIIFDVDGVMTDGTITYDSEGREYKSFNVKDGYAVVTAIKKGIKVAVITSRFSPMVEKRCKELGIEDIFQGVDNKLKSYEILKAKYGLQDREIAAMGDDIPDLPILERVGISGAPKDAVEVVKKKVKFVSSFPGGKGAVRDFIEYLLGGIE, encoded by the coding sequence GTGATAAAGCTTATAATTTTTGATGTTGATGGTGTTATGACTGATGGTACCATTACCTATGACAGTGAAGGAAGAGAGTACAAGAGTTTTAATGTTAAAGATGGTTATGCAGTAGTTACTGCCATAAAGAAAGGAATCAAGGTTGCTGTAATCACAAGTAGGTTTTCTCCTATGGTAGAAAAAAGGTGTAAAGAATTGGGAATTGAAGACATTTTTCAAGGAGTGGATAATAAATTAAAATCCTATGAAATCTTAAAAGCCAAATACGGTTTACAGGACAGAGAAATAGCTGCTATGGGAGATGATATACCTGATTTACCTATTCTTGAGAGAGTAGGTATTTCAGGAGCTCCAAAAGATGCTGTGGAGGTAGTTAAGAAAAAAGTAAAGTTTGTTTCTTCTTTCCCAGGCGGTAAAGGAGCAGTTAGGGATTTTATTGAATATCTCTTAGGTGGAATAGAGTGA